One Nicotiana sylvestris chromosome 12, ASM39365v2, whole genome shotgun sequence genomic window carries:
- the LOC138884257 gene encoding uncharacterized protein, whose product MPLNNILELELFNVWGIDFMGPFPPSRGNKYILLAVDYESKWVEEIALPTNDAMVVAVFVKEHIFEIWDSTVATSYHPQTSGQAEVSNREIKQILEKTVNVNRKDWAAKLDDILWPYRTTYKTPIGASPYKLVYGKFVSFGRKV is encoded by the exons ATGCCTTTGAATAACATCCTAGAACTTGAGCTTTTTAATGTGTGGGGGATAGATTTTATGGGGCCGTTTCCACCGTCCAGAGGAAACAAATACATTTTGCTAGCAGTTGACTACGAGTCAAAATGGGTGGAGGAAATTGCTTTGCCAACAAATGATGCCATGGTGGTAGCTGTTTTTGTGAAAGAACATATTTTTGAGATTTGGGACTCCAC AGTTGCTACATCATATCATCCTCAAACAAGTGGGCAAGCTGAGGTGTCAAATAGAGAAATAAAGCAAATATTAGAGAAGACGGTGAATGTGAATAGGAAGGATTGGGCTGCAAAGTTAGATGATATCTTATGGCCGTATAGAACTACATATAAAACGCCAATTGGGGCATCCCCTTACAAGCTTGTTTATGGGAAG TTTGTCTCTTTTGGCAGAAAAGTATAG